The DNA segment GAGTGTGTTCACGCGCGGCCTGGTGTCCAAGGAATTCCTGCATCACGAGTTGTGGGACCTTTCGGCCTGGGCGTTCGATGACTTTCTGCGGGCCAACGGCGATCCGAAACTGAATCGCCTGGTCGACGTGAACGGACCGCAGATCTTCCCGCACGATCCGGGGACCCTGCCCAACCGCGAAGGCGACCTGGCCGCGGGCATGGACGAGTACGTGAGGATGGCCGAGCGCGGCATCACGCCGTGGGACCAGATCGCCACGGTCCCTGACGGACTGCGGGGGCTCGAAGAGACGCGTCGCATCGATCTCGAAGACTGGATGGATCGGCTGGGCCTCGACGCAGTGCTCTTCCCGACCGTAGCCGATGTGGGGCCGGCGAACGCCGACGTTGATCCGAAGTCTGCGGATATCGCCTGGAGCAACGGCGTCTGGGTCGCCAACGGCAATCTGGCCATCCGCCACCTGGGCGTGCCCACCGTGACCGTGCCAATGGGCGTGATGCCGGACATCGGCATGCCCGTGGGGCTGACCTTTGCCGGTCGTGCCTACGACGATTCGGCACTGCTCCGCTTCGCTTCCGCGTTCGAGTCGACCGGGTCGAAACGATTGATTCCTCCGCGTACTCCACCCTTGTTGCGCGGCTAGAAACAGGGCTGGCGGGATTGGGGCGATGAAAGTCCCAATTCCGCCCAGGCTTCGAAAGTTCGGGCGATTGGCGTTTGAAAACAATCGAGCCCCTTCACACTTTTCTCTTGCTCCTTTTTTTGTTCTTGCCGTGGTGTTCTTATATTCGCGAAAGTTACCGCCGGTCACCTGCATGACTGAACGTAAGTTCGCCAAAGGTTTTTAAGTTGGCAGGGAAATAGCGCTGTTTGTTACTTGACTGAAACATCCAGGTAAATATTTCGTATAGTTTTCCGCCCATTAAGCCATCCCGCTCTAAGCCGGCTTGTTCGTCATGCCTAAAACTTCAATTACATCGCTGATGTACGCGTGCGGCTGGAATTAAACGCGCCTTAGCAGGCGGCGAGTCCTGATGTTCGGTCGTTGACACTCGAGCTGACAGGTTTAGTTTGTGTGTGTGGGAAATTTTCCCGCGCTATGAAGTCAACTGGCCAAGAGGGATCATGCGGGGATCACAGTACGAGTTAGTGCTGCAGGTAGATGGCCGCGCCGGTTGGCTGGTCGCTCCAATGGGCGGCCGGAAATTACCGGTCATTGCGTTCGATAAGGAAATGACTACGCAACTCCAAGTGGAGGTGCATCATGCTGTTCAAGAAATGTTTGTTGGCTCTCGCAATTGGTGGAGTCCTGTCGGCATCCACTGTCCTGATACCCGATTACGTCAGTAGTTTCTCCAGCGTCTATGCCAAAGAGGGCGGTAGTGGAGGCGGTGGTGGTAGCGGTAGTGGCGGTGGTGGAGGTGGAGGTGGTCACGGTGGTGGCGGCAGCGGCGGTGGTGGCAGCGGCGGTGGCGGTGGCAGCGGCAGCGGCGGTGGCGGTGGCGGTGGCGGTGGCAGCGGTGGCGGAGGCGGTCACGGCGGTGACGGAGGCGGCCACGGTGCAGCAGGTCACGGTGGCGACGGTCATGGAGGTCCTGGACGCGGCGACGCTGACCATGATGGTGGTGTGGCTGGGAACAGAGGCCCAGGCAATGCCCATGACAACGACGCGGATAATGATGCGGATAATGATGCGGCAGACGCCGCTCGAGACGCCGCCAGGAATGATGCAGATGCCGCCAGAGATGCGGCCAGAGCTGAGGCGGATGCCACCAGAGACGCTGCCAGGGCTGCCGCAGATGCAGCAAGGGATGCAGCCAGGGCGGCTGGCGATCCAAACGCGGATGCAGATCGGGACGCTGCCCGGGCAGCCGCAGATGCCGCCAGAGATGCGGCCCGAGCCGCGGCGGATGCCACCCGGGATGCCGCCAAGAATGACGCGGATGCAGCAAGGGATGCAGCAAGGGATGCTGCTGACGATGCCAATGACGCTCCCGACGCTGCGGATGCTCCCGACGCTCCCGACGCTCCTGACGCTCCTGACGCTCCTGACGCTGCGGATGCTCCTGATGCTCCCGATGCGCCTGACATCGATGTCGTCGAAGTGGAACATCGTGCGGCTCAGTAGCCACTCAGGAGTTTGAAAAGTCGTGTCCAGCGGAGCCACCAGGTTGGCGGGATGCCGGCCTGGGGCTCTGTCTATTGCGACTCAGTTTGTTTGGCCGGATCGATGAGGCTGGTCCGGGCAGGTGCCCTCAAGTGACCGTGTGGTGCTCGAGGACTTGAAGCCGCTGGCCTTCAGCGCTCCATCACGTAGGTGCCGACCACATAGGCGCCTACCTCCACCTGGGTCATGTCGATCGGCTCGCCGGCACTGCCGGAAGCAGATGGGAAAGGGACGGTTGTCCCCGGATAACCGCGTTCGCCTGGTCGCAGACAGTACGCTTCAGGGCCTGCCAGGCACAGGCCCTCACGGGCGAATCCAGGCCAAGGTTCGGGCGCAGGTTTGAAAACGCCCGGCGCGAGCGTTCCCGCCAGCGCCCGCCGGTGTCACTCGGGCTGCGAGCCCATGATCCTCGCCAGGGCTTCGGGCTGCGGCACGCCCTGCTGTTGCTGCAGGCGGCCCTTGTCATCCAGGTAGAACACGGTAGGCGTCGCCTGGGCGCCCATTTCACCCATCAGGTCGAGGTTCTCCGCCAGATGTTTGCGGACCTCACCCGGCACCTTGTCCTGCGGCTTCAAGGTACTGGCCTTGCCGGCCGCTTCGTGCGCGTTGAGGGCGGCCTGGGGATCCTTGGCGCCGAGTAGGGCGGCGGCCTTGCCGGCGCTGTCCGGGCGCAGCATGCCGACCATGATGTGGCGCAACTGCACCTTGCCGGACTCGACCCAGGGCCGCGCCTGTTGCCAGAACAGGTTGCAGTAGGGGCAGTTCGGGTCGCTGAACAGATAGACGATGCGCGTGGCCTTGGGGCTGCCGTCGGCGATCCAGGCGCTCTTTTCCATCCGCTCCCACATTTCCTTGCCCATGGGCTGGTACACGAGCTGTTCCAGCGGTTCCTGGCTCAGGTCCGAGCCCTTGGCGTCGAGCAGGCTGCCCACCAGCACATGCTCGCCATCGGGCGTGAGATAGAGTGCCAGGCCTTGGCCGTTGTACCTGGCGGCGTAGCCCTTGAGCCCGCCTGGCGCTTCGAAGGTACCGACCACTCTGGCACCACGGGCCTCCACGACCTTGATCGGCGCCGGCCATTCGGTAGCGTGGGCGGCAGTGATGGTGGAGAGGCCGATGCCGGCCAGTACACAGGTCAGATGTTTGAGTCGCGTCACTTCTGTTTGTCCTCATCAAGGGATTCCAGGGCGCGCGCCAGGCTCGCCCGCGAAAGTTCGCCCAGGTGGCTACCGATCTGGCGGCCCCTGGCGTCGTAGAACAGGGTGGTGGGCAGTGCCGTCGAGCCTACCCTCTGGCCCAGCCCGTTGCCGCTGTCGAGCAGGACGTTGTCCAGGGCCAGGCCTTCGCTATCCAGGAAACGGCTGACGGCTTCGGCCGCCTCGCCCTGGTTGACGAAGAGGAACAGGGTGTCGGGATGGCTGGCCTGGGCAGCCGCCAGCACCGGCATCTCGCGCCGGCAGGGTGGGCACCAGGTGGCCCAGAGATTGATCACCAGTGGCTTGCCGGCAAGGCTCTGCAGCGTCACGGAGCGACCCTCGATATCCAGCAGGGCCAGCTCGGGCAGGCGTGTGCCGCGATCGAGTGCGTGCCAGGTGAGGGTGCCGAGCCCCCAGCTGAGCACGCCGACAGCCATGGCGATGCCCAGTGGTTTGCGCAAGGCGGACATGCGCCAGAGCAACCAGCCACCCAGCAGCAGGGCTGCGAGCACACCCGGCCAGGCGATGAAGCCGCCGTCGCGGATGTCGATCACCCGCC comes from the Pseudomonas sp. TCU-HL1 genome and includes:
- the dsbG gene encoding thiol:disulfide interchange protein DsbG; translation: MTRLKHLTCVLAGIGLSTITAAHATEWPAPIKVVEARGARVVGTFEAPGGLKGYAARYNGQGLALYLTPDGEHVLVGSLLDAKGSDLSQEPLEQLVYQPMGKEMWERMEKSAWIADGSPKATRIVYLFSDPNCPYCNLFWQQARPWVESGKVQLRHIMVGMLRPDSAGKAAALLGAKDPQAALNAHEAAGKASTLKPQDKVPGEVRKHLAENLDLMGEMGAQATPTVFYLDDKGRLQQQQGVPQPEALARIMGSQPE
- a CDS encoding TlpA family protein disulfide reductase, with protein sequence MLTLNIGPFALALPHVLILGCLLLATLSGWWIGRRNGHNPERWLFRLLLVALLVARLAFVIAYFEHFRDEPWRVIDIRDGGFIAWPGVLAALLLGGWLLWRMSALRKPLGIAMAVGVLSWGLGTLTWHALDRGTRLPELALLDIEGRSVTLQSLAGKPLVINLWATWCPPCRREMPVLAAAQASHPDTLFLFVNQGEAAEAVSRFLDSEGLALDNVLLDSGNGLGQRVGSTALPTTLFYDARGRQIGSHLGELSRASLARALESLDEDKQK